One region of Glycine max cultivar Williams 82 chromosome 9, Glycine_max_v4.0, whole genome shotgun sequence genomic DNA includes:
- the LOC548026 gene encoding UDP-glycosyltransferase 1, with protein sequence MTMKDSIVLYSALGRGHLVSMVELGKLILTHHPSLSITILFLTPPPNQDTPTSPTAFTCDATSKYIAAVSAATPSITFHRIPQISIPTVLPPMALTFELCRATTHHLRRILNSISQTSNLKAIVLDFINYSAARVTNTLQIPTYFYYTSGASTLAVFLYQTIFHENYTKSLKDLNMHVEIPGLPKIHTDDMPETVQDRAKEVYQVFIDIATCMRDSDGVIVNTCEAMEERVVEAFSEGLMEGTTPKVFCIGPVIASASCRKDDNECLSWLDSQPSHSVLFLSFGSMGRFSRTQLGEIAIGLEKSEQRFLWVVRSEFENGDSVEPPSLDELLPEGFLERTKEKGMVVRDWAPQAAILSHDSVGGFVTHCGWNSVLEAVCEAVPMVAWPLYAEQKMNKVILVEEMKVGLAVKQNKDGLVSSTELRDRVMELMDSDRGKEIRQRIFKMKISATEAMTKGGSSIMALNRLVEMWREH encoded by the coding sequence ATGACCATGAAGGACTCTATAGTTCTATACTCAGCTTTGGGAAGGGGACACCTAGTTTCCATGGTGGAACTAGGCAAACTCATACTAACCCACCACCCTTCACTTTCCATCACCATTCTTTTCCTAACCCCACCCCCCAACCAAGACACACCCACCTCCCCCACCGCCTTCACCTGCGACGCCACCTCCAAATATATCGCCGCCGTCAGCGCCGCCACCCCCTCCATTACCTTCCACCGCATCCCTCAGATCTCCATCCCTACTGTCCTCCCTCCCATGGCCCTCACCTTCGAGCTCTGCCGCGCCACCACCCACCACCTCCGCCGCATCCTCAACTCTATCTCCCAAACCTCAAACCTCAAAGCAATAGTCTTGGACTTCATAAACTACAGCGCCGCACGTGTCACTAACACGCTTCAGATCCCCACTTACTTCTACTACACTTCCGGCGCCTCCACCCTCGCCGTTTTCCTTTATCAAACTATCTTTCATGAAAACTACACAAAGTCTCTCAAGGACCTCAACATGCACGTCGAAATCCCAGGGTTACCGAAGATCCACACCGATGACATGCCGGAGACGGTGCAGGATCGTGCGAAAGAAGTTTACCAGGTTTTCATCGACATCGCCACGTGCATGAGGGACAGTGACGGGGTTATAGTAAACACGTGTGAAGCCATGGAAGAGAGGGTTGTGGAAGCTTTTTCCGAAGGGTTAATGGAAGGAACCACGCCGAAAGTGTTTTGCATTGGACCCGTCATTGCTTCTGCTTCTTGTAGAAAGGATGATAACGAGTGTTTGAGTTGGCTCGATTCACAACCGAGTCATAGTGTTTTGTTTCTGAGTTTCGGAAGCATGGGGAGATTCTCGAGGACTCAGTTGGGAGAGATTGCTATTGGGTTGGAGAAGAGTGAGCAAAGGTTCTTGTGGGTTGTGAGGAGCGAGTTCGAAAATGGTGACTCGGTTGAACCACCAAGTTTGGACGAGTTGTTGCCGGAAGGGTTTTTGGAGAGGACCAAGGAGAAGGGAATGGTGGTGAGGGACTGGGCCCCACAGGCGGCGATACTGAGTCATGACTCGGTGGGTGGGTTCGTGACTCACTGCGGGTGGAACTCGGTGTTGGAGGCGGTTTGTGAAGCTGTGCCAATGGTGGCGTGGCCTCTCTACGCGGAGCAGAAGATGAATAAGGTGATCTTGGTGGAGGAAATGAAGGTGGGTTTGGCGGTGAAGCAAAACAAAGACGGCTTAGTGAGTTCTACCGAGTTGAGGGACCGAGTCATGGAACTCATGGACTCGGACAGAGGGAAAGAAATTAGACAGaggatttttaaaatgaaaatcagTGCCACCGAAGCAATGACAAAAGGTGGATCTTCAATCATGGCTTTGAATAGGTTAGTGGAAATGTGGAGGGAGCACTAG
- the LOC112997869 gene encoding uncharacterized protein: MESTPGHVSNPHPGYNQGAYPYGLPPNYTPPTMHEDMGYITPFILEGEPPRHPNGVHKNPQKHAQGDVDSYSPFPTEGLAPNSLPQPNITGEPRNHPTQPMFLSVGEPPPTVEGKGKLDLIEERLRVVEGFGDYPFTDMTDLCLVPNVVIPPKFKVPNFDRYKGTTCPKNHLKMYCRKMGAYSRDDKLLMHFFQDSLAGAAVIWYTNLEASRIRTWKDLITTFLRQYQYSSDMAPDRTQLQNMSKQEHESFKEYAQRWRDLVAQVAPPMVKREMATMIVDTLRVFYYEKLVGYMLSSFVDLVFAEERIEVGLKRGKFDYVSPVGASGRSVGTTGAKKKEGDAHTVTSTPAWPKPPQTPDGTHQYAQHHPSFLARAGGSPDTALAQPRAPTPLEGGAPQAPAPTRPHSTNNAHLGSSSNTARNFLPRQAQIFTLIPMTYGDLLPSLITNQLAMVIPGRVLQPPFPKWYNPSVTCA, translated from the coding sequence ATGGAGAGTACACCGGGGCATGTCAGCAACCCCCATCCGGGGTACAACCAAGGTGCTTACCCCTACGGTTTACCGCCCAACTACACACCACCAACCATGCATGAAGACATGGGTTACATTACTCCCTTCATCCtcgaaggggagcctcctcggcATCCTAACGGGGTCCACAAGAATCCTCAAAAGCATGCTCAGGGAGACGTCGACTCATACTCCCCATTTCCCACTGAGGGGTTGGCGCCCAACTCACTACCACAACCCAACATCACGGGAGAGCCTCGAAACCACCCAACACAGCCAATGTTTCTATCCGTGGGAGAGCCACCCCCGACAGTGGAAGGAAAggggaaactcgatctcatcgaagagagattgagGGTTGTTGAAGGATTCGGCGATTATCCGTTCACAGATATGACCGACCTGTGCCTTGTGCCGAACGTTGTCatccctccgaagttcaaggtacCTAACTTCGATaggtataaagggacgacttgtcctaagaatcACCTAAAAATGTACTGTCGAAAGATGGGTGCATATTCTAGGGACGATAAgttattgatgcatttctttcaagatagtTTGGCTGGGGCAGCAGTCATCTGGTACACTAACctagaagcttcccgcatccgcaCCTGGAAGGATCTAATTACGACCTtccttaggcagtatcagtacagcTCTGACATGGCTCCTGATCGAACTCAACTGCAAAACATGAGTAAACAGGAACACGAGTCTTTTAAAGAATACGCTCAGCGTTGGAGGGACCTAGTAGCGCAagtagcccctcccatggtcaaGAGAGAAATGGCTACTATGATAGTAGATACCTTACGtgtattctactatgagaaattagtgGGCTACATGCTCTCTAGCTTCGTGGACTTAGTTTTCGCGGAAGAAAGGATTGAGGTGGGTTTGAAGaggggaaagtttgattacgtctcCCCAGTAGGTGCCAGCGGTAGGAGTGTCGGAACAACTGGGGCaaagaagaaagagggagaTGCCCATACCGTCACTTCAACACCTGCGTGGCCCAAGCCACCACAAACCCCCGACGGTACCCACCAATACGCACAACATCACCCGAGTTTTTTGGCTCGCGCTGGGGGCTCTCCCGACACAGCACTCGCCCAGCCAAGGGCGCCCACGCCCCTAGAAGGGGGAGCTCCTCAGGCTCCGGCTCCAACCCGACCTCACTCGACCAATAATGCCCACCTTGGCTCGAGCTCCAACACGGCAAGGAACTTCTTGCCAAGGCAGGCTCAGATTTTCACCCtgatcccaatgacgtatgGGGACCTCTTACCATCTCTCATCACCAACCAATTGGCCATGGTGATTCCGGGAAGGGTCCTCCAGCCTCcattcccaaagtggtataaccctAGCGTAACCTGCGCATAA